CCCGTTCCCTGAAGCTCCCATTAAAATGATATTATGGTGATTCTGAATGTAATTTCCCGTTGCTAATTCTAAGATTAATTTTTTATCTAACCTACGATCAGGATGATATTCTATATCCTCAATTGCTGCAGTCGGATCGTTGAATGTAGCCTGTTTTATTAAACGCTCTAGTTTATTCGTTTTGCGGCGGTCATACTCATAATCTACCAATAGATTAAAACGCTCATCGAAATCCATATTATTATATTCTCTATTTTGACTTTGCTGTTGATATAGCTCTGCCATTGCTCCCATTCTCATTTCAGTTAATTTACGTAACGTTTCTTCGTTCATCATTTACTATCCCTCCCAAAGTATTTAGCTCCACGTACAAACCCATAATCCTCTTTATGAGTTTGAAGATTATCTCTATCTTTCTTTTTATTATTCTGTTGATGCTTTTTACGCTCGAGTATGCTTTTTAACACAGAAACCGTTGGATTCGTTGATATATCGAGTAAAGTTTGTGTTGCTTGTTCTAAATCATCCTTCGCATGTTTGGTTGACAAATTCCTTAATGTACTCAAGATATTTAGTGCTTTCTTTTCTATGTTATTTCTTAAGATATAAGAAACAAATCGAGTCATAGAAGGGCCTACCGACTCTGCCCACTTTTTATTGTTTTCCGGATTATGTTCTAAATATAATCGATGATTATCAGGCATATGATCAGTGTTCGTAGAATACTGACCGATTTCTCCCTTCAATCTTTTATGGGATGCAATTCTTGTTTCTTTGAAGTACACTTCAATTAGATCCGTAGTCAGTCGGACATCGACAGATTCACGGACATAGTCATATGGAACGGAATAATACATTCGTTCAACTTGGATGTGGTAGTTCAGTTGAACTTTTGCTATTTTCCATTCTGTAAGCTTGTATCTTGTTTGGGGAAGAGCTTGAAGATAGGATTTTTCTTCTTCCTCAAACACCTTTTTTCTTGATCCCGGACGCTTTTGGAAATCGAGCGTATTAAGATTCTCTAATTTTCTAAAAATCTGTTGATTTAATTCCTCAAGATGAAAACACTGATAGTCTCTTAGAGAGGCAATAATCTGTCTTGAGACATGCCCAACCGAACCCTCGACACTTGGTTTATCCTTTGGTTTACGAACACGACTAGGGACGACAACGGTACGATAGTAATCAGCCAGTTCACGATAGGCTTCATTTAAAATAGATTCACTTCTAAGAGCTTTTACCACCCCGGTCTTTAGATTATCTGGAACTAAGGCTTCAGGAATACCCCCAAAATATTCAAATGCATGAATATGAGCAGTTAGCCAGTTTGCGGACTTCATATCTAAGAATGCCTCGACATAACTCAATTGGCTGTAAGGCAAGGTTGCTACAAATACATAGGCAGGTAAAACCTCCCCAGTAGAACGATCTTTGATTTCCAGAGTGGAACCAGCCCAATCCACTTCCATAATTTCACCTGGTTTTCTCCGAATAGGCATCGTAAGCTTATACTTTTTGGCATACTTTCCGTAGTTCTCGGTAAACGTACGATAGGCATAAGGTATCTTGCCGCCTTCACGAGCCTCATCTGCATATTCTTTATGCAATAAAGCTAAAGTGATATTCTTTTTCTGAAGTTCTTTATGAACTTTCTCCCAATCAACGGGATAGTATCCTTTCTCGATCGCTTGTTTCTCTGGGAAGAGAAACGATTCCAGCCACGGATTAGTCATGGTGCCGTCCAAACCTTCTAAGCCAAGTTTCTTGGCTTTTCGAACGACGTTGGAGACTGTATTTCTTGAATGTCCAGTACTTGAACTGATTGTTCTCTGACTGACATCCTCAAAATACAGTTCCAGAATCTTACGATAATTAATCACACAAAAACCTCCTGTATAATAGAGTCATGCTCGTTGGCATGCAGTCTCAATTATACAGGAGGTTTTTCCATTGCTATAACTGGCTCTCTAGTCCGCTTCAAGTGGCTCTTTCTTCCGCAATCACTGGCTCAAAACTCCGCACTCGTGGCTCAATTCATCTGCAATAATCAACAGCCTGTGAACGCCCCTTGACACCTAGCTTTTGCATAGCATTTGCCATGCGGACCATTTGCAAGTAGAAATAAATACCTTAGATTTGTCAAATTAAGCGAGACAACATGCTTTTATCAAAATCCTGACCTACATAATCTATGAAACACTCAATCGGTGTTTTGTATTTCAATGATTTCCTTGGTATGTTATTCCGTCGGAGTGCAACCTCAGAAATATACTCTTGTGACACAGGATTAAAGTCCATTTCTTTTGGCAGCCCATTCTTTCTTAGAAGACCGTTGGAATGCTCATTTAGACCCCTTTGGGGTGGCGTTCCAGGATCTGCAAAATAAATATCGACATCTTGCTCATTACTGATGGATTTCCAATTGGAAAACTCTTTCCCACAGTCAAAGATAATGGACTTAAATAAGTGTTTTGGTAATCGATCAAACCATTGATGGAGCGATGTTTCAATATTGGTTGCCTGTCTATCAGCTGGTTTAATTGCGATGATGCATTTTGTTAAACGCTCAACAAGCGTGATGACAGCGTTCTTGTGATAACGTCCCACAATGGTATCTCCTTCTAGATGACCAAATTCTTTCTTGTAATTTGGGTGATCGTGATCACGATCAAGGATGGTACGGCGAAATTTTTGTTTACCTCTTCTTTCCTGGTGACCATTTGGTTTGCGTTTGCCTTGCATAGGTAAATCATTTTGGTTAAATTCGCCTGATGCAAACTTTCGATAAAGCGTGCGCATGCTGCAAGAGATAGACTTTTCGTTTCGTCCGATTATTACATCAGGCGTCCATCCATCACGGACTTTTTCATGAATGTAGTCCTTTTCTACAGTTGCTAATTGAATCTTTTTACGGCCACATTTGGCTTTATTCGCTTGATATTTTAGATAAACGTCTATCGCAATAAGTCCTTCTTTCAGTTGTCTAATAACACGATAAACAGCTTCATGGCCACGCCTTAATTTATTGGCAATTTTTCGACCAGAAAGGCCGAATTCATGATATTCCTCTATGAATACCAGTTCTGTTTTGGGAAGAGGGGTGTAGGACATGTCAGATACACTCTCCTTAACTTTGGTCGGTTATTGATTGAGTATATCATGACATGTCTTTTTTAGTGTCTCGCTTAATTTTACAATCTAGGATTCTAAAAAAAATAGTTCTTCAACTGGTTGCTCTAATACTTTTGCTAACTTTAAAACTAGAGATATAGAAGGAGAATAATGTTCATTTTCTATACTATTGATTGTTTGCCTTGATACTCCTATATTGTCACCTAATTCTTTTTGAGTTAATTTTTTCTTTTTTCTATAATGTTTAACATTATTCTTTAACATTTGCCCCACTCTTGTCAGTTTATTTTTGTATGTTTAAACAAATTAATGATAATGAAAATCAAAACGAATATTGTGATTAAGCTAATAAAAAGTGATGTTAAATAAGAAGAATTACTTAAGTTTACAGGTTCTAACAACCCAAAATGTTTATTTAAATCCCAATGATTTGGAATCAGATAATCTAAAGGAATATGTCCTCCTAAAAATCCTGATATACTAGACCAAGTAAATAGGAATACCATAGGAATACCGATGGACAAAGAATTCCCTTTAAATAATAAGACAACTGATATGCTAAGCAACGAAAATATAAGAGCATATAAAAAGTCTCCTATTATAAATTTAAATAATAAACTATAAAAATTTACTATTTGATAACCCTCTTTATTATAATCAAAATAAACTATATTGGAAACAAAGTTATTATTAGCAATCAGTGAAGAGAGTATGGCAGTTAAAAAATACAATACCACTACATAAAAGAATACAGTAAAAGTGACTGTGATTATTTTAGAAAAAATAACTTTGGATTTCTTTATAGGTTGAAGAAAGATTGTTTTTATAGTGAAGTCTGAAAATTCTTTACTAATAATTAATCCAGAAAAAACTATAACTGATATCGTAATAAGGTTGTTTAATCCAGTAGCAGTAAGTATATTATCAAATGTATTGTTCTTCGCTGGTGGAATAATGTTTCTTTCTTTGTATGACTCTAAACGTTTAATTTCAAATTCATTCATAGATATGTCAGCGCTATCTCTTGGTGTAATATCGCTTCCCTTTTTTATTTCT
This genomic interval from Virgibacillus pantothenticus contains the following:
- the istA gene encoding IS21 family transposase; translated protein: MINYRKILELYFEDVSQRTISSSTGHSRNTVSNVVRKAKKLGLEGLDGTMTNPWLESFLFPEKQAIEKGYYPVDWEKVHKELQKKNITLALLHKEYADEAREGGKIPYAYRTFTENYGKYAKKYKLTMPIRRKPGEIMEVDWAGSTLEIKDRSTGEVLPAYVFVATLPYSQLSYVEAFLDMKSANWLTAHIHAFEYFGGIPEALVPDNLKTGVVKALRSESILNEAYRELADYYRTVVVPSRVRKPKDKPSVEGSVGHVSRQIIASLRDYQCFHLEELNQQIFRKLENLNTLDFQKRPGSRKKVFEEEEKSYLQALPQTRYKLTEWKIAKVQLNYHIQVERMYYSVPYDYVRESVDVRLTTDLIEVYFKETRIASHKRLKGEIGQYSTNTDHMPDNHRLYLEHNPENNKKWAESVGPSMTRFVSYILRNNIEKKALNILSTLRNLSTKHAKDDLEQATQTLLDISTNPTVSVLKSILERKKHQQNNKKKDRDNLQTHKEDYGFVRGAKYFGRDSK
- a CDS encoding IS30 family transposase, with the translated sequence MSYTPLPKTELVFIEEYHEFGLSGRKIANKLRRGHEAVYRVIRQLKEGLIAIDVYLKYQANKAKCGRKKIQLATVEKDYIHEKVRDGWTPDVIIGRNEKSISCSMRTLYRKFASGEFNQNDLPMQGKRKPNGHQERRGKQKFRRTILDRDHDHPNYKKEFGHLEGDTIVGRYHKNAVITLVERLTKCIIAIKPADRQATNIETSLHQWFDRLPKHLFKSIIFDCGKEFSNWKSISNEQDVDIYFADPGTPPQRGLNEHSNGLLRKNGLPKEMDFNPVSQEYISEVALRRNNIPRKSLKYKTPIECFIDYVGQDFDKSMLSRLI
- a CDS encoding helix-turn-helix transcriptional regulator encodes the protein MLKNNVKHYRKKKKLTQKELGDNIGVSRQTINSIENEHYSPSISLVLKLAKVLEQPVEELFFLES
- a CDS encoding ABC transporter permease, producing the protein MLDLIRNELTKFVFSRYNMVILLFVTIILITLFLIFPFIFKYDNDQQTYHGKDWKQQVEKKQDSLIKKNQEIKKGSDITPRDSADISMNEFEIKRLESYKERNIIPPAKNNTFDNILTATGLNNLITISVIVFSGLIISKEFSDFTIKTIFLQPIKKSKVIFSKIITVTFTVFFYVVVLYFLTAILSSLIANNNFVSNIVYFDYNKEGYQIVNFYSLLFKFIIGDFLYALIFSLLSISVVLLFKGNSLSIGIPMVFLFTWSSISGFLGGHIPLDYLIPNHWDLNKHFGLLEPVNLSNSSYLTSLFISLITIFVLIFIIINLFKHTKIN